Proteins encoded within one genomic window of Lysinibacillus sphaericus:
- a CDS encoding vWA domain-containing protein: MGFSQIIFSWTAIFPVIVLLYYFFRKKYTDQPVSSTLFWSEIMQETRVSPYLKHLQKNALLYLQLLALLLLVLTLINPYMKKSTIVGAQTIFIVDTSATMLAGKEQSTFDAHKKEMQSLVEQLDGRPVTLITTGNAPQAVLQQETNVKTIEKTIQDLHVTYETAQMNKALDVAQAFVGDSPTSIYVFTDALDKKQLPMEKESVKWLVHGSAKDLTNVAITRFAATTDGKSTMALVQLQNDTDKEQKLTLTLQNSKGDVLVDEPISLAANEAVSKSFKDLPLMDTVTAKINVKDDYAIDNIQSVVLQTATANIVVDQNMHQLIQKGFQAINDNVKIVPPLQLADNQGASIVTNQTSLLQKMERPIVLFGRDDIEKVDVNGEVKTTSDALFAFSELNDIYVSALYPPFDDYKTIATVGEKPFIQRTPEGDIIVLADIADTDWPLYPSFPLFLWSVEQQLSESVGSLGIFAPNEQRSVALSQGDWSVYSQDDEFLSTITNGLLTAPMKPGMYTARSNSEEKRFIVQLQAQERVIEEGTSYTLGELQQNGKEEVSKASFVPWLILIILSLLVAEWEVQRRRGFTN, from the coding sequence ATGGGCTTTAGTCAAATTATTTTTAGCTGGACGGCCATCTTCCCGGTCATTGTCCTGCTCTATTATTTCTTCCGAAAAAAATATACCGATCAACCAGTGTCCTCAACACTTTTTTGGTCTGAAATTATGCAAGAAACAAGAGTTTCTCCATATTTAAAGCATTTACAAAAAAATGCATTACTGTATTTGCAATTGCTGGCATTACTTTTACTAGTGTTAACACTCATCAATCCTTATATGAAAAAAAGTACGATTGTGGGTGCACAGACGATTTTTATCGTGGATACATCAGCTACAATGTTAGCAGGGAAAGAGCAATCTACATTTGATGCTCATAAAAAAGAAATGCAATCATTGGTAGAACAGCTGGACGGACGACCTGTTACATTAATTACGACTGGCAATGCTCCACAAGCAGTGTTACAGCAAGAAACAAATGTAAAAACGATTGAAAAAACCATACAAGATTTACATGTAACATATGAAACTGCCCAAATGAATAAAGCGCTTGATGTGGCACAAGCTTTTGTTGGTGATAGTCCAACGTCAATTTATGTTTTCACAGATGCACTTGATAAAAAGCAATTACCGATGGAAAAGGAATCTGTGAAATGGCTTGTACACGGTTCTGCAAAAGATTTAACGAATGTTGCTATTACGCGCTTTGCTGCGACGACAGATGGTAAATCTACGATGGCGTTAGTGCAGCTCCAAAATGATACCGATAAAGAGCAAAAGCTAACACTTACACTACAAAATAGTAAAGGTGATGTACTAGTAGACGAACCTATTTCTTTGGCAGCAAACGAAGCAGTATCTAAATCATTTAAAGATTTACCATTAATGGATACGGTGACAGCTAAAATTAATGTAAAAGATGATTATGCGATTGATAATATCCAATCAGTCGTGTTACAAACGGCTACAGCGAATATTGTAGTCGATCAAAACATGCATCAGCTTATTCAAAAAGGGTTTCAAGCTATTAATGACAACGTAAAAATTGTACCGCCCTTGCAGCTTGCGGATAATCAAGGAGCTAGCATTGTAACGAATCAAACATCATTACTTCAAAAGATGGAGAGACCCATTGTATTATTTGGGCGGGATGATATTGAAAAAGTAGATGTTAATGGTGAAGTAAAAACAACGAGCGATGCTTTATTTGCATTTAGTGAGTTAAATGATATTTATGTCAGTGCTTTATATCCTCCATTCGATGATTATAAAACAATCGCCACAGTTGGAGAAAAACCATTTATCCAACGAACACCTGAAGGGGATATTATCGTCCTTGCTGATATTGCAGATACAGATTGGCCACTCTATCCATCGTTTCCTTTATTTTTATGGAGTGTGGAACAGCAATTATCTGAATCGGTAGGTTCCCTTGGGATTTTTGCACCAAATGAGCAACGTTCAGTCGCGTTATCACAGGGTGATTGGAGTGTTTATTCTCAGGATGATGAATTTTTATCGACTATTACGAATGGCTTACTAACTGCTCCAATGAAGCCAGGTATGTATACAGCTCGCTCAAACAGTGAGGAAAAGCGTTTTATCGTGCAACTACAAGCACAGGAACGTGTAATAGAAGAAGGAACAAGCTATACGCTTGGAGAGCTTCAGCAAAATGGCAAGGAAGAAGTGTCGAAAGCTTCGTTTGTACCTTGGCTAATACTCATTATTTTAAGTTTGCTTGTCGCAGAGTGGGAGGTGCAACGACGTCGTGGATTTACGAATTGA
- a CDS encoding AAA family ATPase yields the protein MAFTEQQYVETGTKLQQVKDEIHRFIVGQEEAIDYTLYAVLADGHALLEGLPGLGKTMLIRTISEVLDLSFSRIQFTPDLMPADITGTSMIERTADGRQQFTFQPGPIFSQMVLADEINRATPKTQSALLEAMGEKTVTILGDTKKMAKPFFVLATQNPIEMEGTYPLPEAQMDRFLCKILVPYPEKNELMEIMKRTTGAHEVSLQKVLDTDELILAQQMVKEVLIADEMLEFAADLVVATHPEKEDAIDEVKRYVMYGSGPRGLQSLIKLAKARALMSGRFHVSVGDIKSVAKPVLRHRMLLNYEGEASGKTADDVIDVILEKVQQGVSR from the coding sequence ATGGCATTTACAGAACAACAGTATGTCGAAACGGGTACGAAATTACAACAAGTAAAAGATGAAATTCATCGCTTTATTGTTGGACAAGAGGAAGCAATTGATTACACATTATATGCAGTCCTTGCAGATGGCCATGCACTGTTAGAGGGGCTTCCTGGTTTAGGGAAAACGATGCTTATTCGGACTATCTCTGAAGTGCTAGATTTATCGTTCTCACGTATTCAATTTACCCCAGATTTAATGCCTGCTGATATTACAGGAACAAGTATGATTGAGCGAACAGCAGATGGGAGACAGCAGTTTACATTCCAGCCAGGACCAATTTTTAGTCAAATGGTTTTAGCCGATGAAATTAACCGTGCTACACCTAAAACTCAAAGTGCGTTGCTTGAAGCGATGGGGGAAAAAACGGTAACGATTTTAGGAGATACGAAGAAAATGGCAAAACCATTTTTCGTCTTGGCAACACAAAACCCAATTGAAATGGAGGGTACATATCCTTTACCAGAAGCGCAAATGGACCGTTTCCTGTGCAAAATTCTCGTCCCATATCCAGAGAAAAATGAACTAATGGAAATTATGAAACGTACTACAGGTGCGCACGAAGTTAGCTTGCAAAAAGTGTTGGATACTGATGAACTAATTTTGGCACAACAAATGGTGAAGGAAGTACTAATTGCCGATGAGATGCTTGAGTTTGCAGCAGACCTTGTAGTGGCAACACATCCTGAAAAAGAAGATGCTATAGATGAAGTAAAGCGCTATGTCATGTATGGTAGCGGTCCACGTGGCTTACAAAGCTTAATTAAATTGGCAAAAGCTAGAGCACTGATGAGTGGACGTTTTCATGTATCTGTTGGGGATATTAAGTCAGTGGCGAAGCCCGTCTTACGTCACCGAATGCTGCTGAATTATGAAGGGGAGGCTTCAGGTAAGACAGCAGATGATGTGATAGACGTTATTTTAGAGAAAGTCCAACAAGGCGTAAGTCGATGA
- a CDS encoding DUF58 domain-containing protein: MTKNILPEDWLAKISRFQVATASKLRGQHKGSHRSQRFGASLDFSDFREYHLGDDVRQVDWNVFARTDKYFIKRFLDEQEMRVHILLDATKSMGEQVKWTFARQIVASLGLMVLGRDDRLSFSYVQDDVKPPFRRKGAMYRRAFLQVVTDIEEANYTASFSQGALKAIPKDSTVLFIVTDGLESIEEWEQLLKRLPRFAGDVRIIQVVTEEELHPQYAGDVRLVDSETGRDVNVTMSSKVLDTYDTRRRLHEEEFEAICRRFGVRKLQLKVEDGLQHAIFQQLLKAHWIR; the protein is encoded by the coding sequence ATGACAAAAAATATTTTGCCCGAGGATTGGTTAGCGAAAATAAGTCGTTTCCAAGTGGCGACTGCCTCCAAATTGCGTGGCCAGCATAAAGGCTCGCATCGTTCGCAGCGCTTCGGGGCATCCCTCGATTTCTCTGATTTTCGCGAATATCATTTAGGTGATGATGTGCGACAAGTAGATTGGAACGTCTTTGCGAGAACCGATAAATATTTTATTAAACGTTTTTTAGATGAACAAGAAATGCGGGTGCATATTTTATTGGATGCAACAAAATCAATGGGTGAGCAAGTCAAATGGACATTTGCTCGGCAAATTGTTGCATCACTTGGTTTAATGGTACTTGGTCGTGATGATCGCTTATCATTTTCTTATGTGCAAGATGACGTGAAACCTCCATTTCGTCGTAAAGGGGCTATGTACCGTCGCGCATTTTTGCAAGTTGTTACAGATATAGAAGAAGCCAACTATACAGCAAGCTTTTCTCAAGGGGCATTAAAGGCTATACCAAAAGATAGCACAGTATTATTTATCGTAACAGATGGGCTTGAATCGATCGAGGAATGGGAACAGTTATTGAAAAGATTGCCTCGTTTTGCAGGAGATGTCCGCATTATACAAGTTGTCACAGAAGAAGAACTTCATCCGCAATATGCGGGAGATGTTCGTTTAGTGGATAGTGAAACAGGGCGTGATGTCAATGTCACGATGTCATCAAAAGTACTAGATACGTATGACACAAGGCGTCGCCTCCATGAAGAAGAGTTTGAAGCTATTTGCCGTCGCTTTGGTGTGCGTAAACTGCAGCTTAAGGTAGAAGACGGTTTGCAACATGCAATCTTTCAACAATTACTAAAAGCACATTGGATTAGGTGA